A section of the Deinococcus cellulosilyticus NBRC 106333 = KACC 11606 genome encodes:
- a CDS encoding carbohydrate ABC transporter permease, translating into MSRKRLLKLRAGWWGVLPSVLSMLVFVGYPLLQVMQFSTLDWGGTDEGTNIGLKNYLSLFTDADFGGSLFTTLIFALITLPLFMGLSILVAVEIDGTKLERLVKALMFMPGLVTVAASAISWYVLFSPDYGVISELTQGALSLPWGDQGWAALVLIALFTVWQNLGYGILVFSAGLKSIPHEVVEAARVDGAKESEIKRYIIVPLLRPSVVFLGVVGSLYALQSYTAVFLLTRGGPFGSTRVIGYYLYETAFERYRLGYAAAISVLVLIITFAFAAWQARRLKGSS; encoded by the coding sequence ATGTCCCGAAAGCGTCTGCTGAAACTTCGTGCTGGCTGGTGGGGGGTGCTCCCGAGCGTGCTGTCCATGCTCGTTTTTGTGGGCTACCCCCTCTTGCAGGTGATGCAGTTCAGCACGCTGGACTGGGGCGGCACAGATGAAGGGACTAACATCGGCCTGAAGAACTACCTGAGCCTCTTCACCGACGCTGATTTTGGCGGCAGTCTTTTCACCACGCTGATCTTTGCCCTCATCACCCTGCCCCTGTTCATGGGCCTGTCCATTCTGGTGGCTGTAGAGATTGATGGCACCAAACTGGAACGTCTGGTGAAAGCCCTGATGTTCATGCCAGGACTGGTCACTGTGGCTGCCAGTGCCATTTCCTGGTATGTGCTGTTCTCGCCGGATTATGGGGTGATCAGCGAACTGACCCAGGGAGCCCTCTCCCTGCCCTGGGGAGACCAGGGCTGGGCCGCACTGGTGTTGATTGCACTTTTTACCGTGTGGCAGAACCTGGGATATGGCATTCTGGTTTTCTCCGCAGGCCTGAAAAGCATCCCCCATGAAGTGGTGGAGGCCGCCAGGGTGGATGGGGCGAAAGAAAGCGAAATCAAACGTTACATTATTGTTCCGCTGCTCAGGCCCAGCGTGGTGTTTCTGGGCGTGGTCGGATCTCTGTATGCCCTGCAGTCTTACACTGCAGTCTTCCTGCTCACCCGTGGTGGTCCTTTCGGCAGCACCCGCGTGATCGGGTACTACCTCTATGAAACGGCATTCGAGCGTTACCGCCTGGGCTACGCTGCAGCCATCAGTGTGCTGGTCCTGATCATCACCTTCGCATTTGCAGCCTGGCAGGCCAGACGCCTGAAAGGGTCGTCGTGA
- a CDS encoding beta-xylosidase, translating to MSRFFIPFIALLLNSCQAQSTPVTFNFRDFLGVNAQFLWFQNCPQNPVQSPTDHVDHLMQQMEHLGLKHFRMDLHWDLLEPEKGTDEVLKNCLDPVMQKSQQHHLDPLLFLTGSAKFASRAPAGEPFPDTFPPRDPSQYTGFLKKLALRYPQVQTWQVWNEPNLPSSWRTSASTTLVREYGDLLQSSAKALKGLPTEVMTAGFAYWSELPEGSFLLKHLQDSRALEGIQTVAYHPYTFQPEGITAYSKGPDFFLNRTKMVNETLKGWGKRIWATEFGWSTYPGPVEEQPLITPEEQADFLLRRIVLSAHLGFDRIYLFTLTDLDGRASLRDQFYGLLDVNGQPKPAFTALRRFLDVLKGDLEPVELGWKPSSVLHSRAWKRTDGRVVVAFWGNPQVLQLSQEAQVLDPLTGRSNAASRQVEVKTKLQLLVLPHP from the coding sequence ATGTCCAGATTTTTCATTCCATTCATCGCCCTCTTGCTCAACTCATGTCAGGCCCAGAGCACCCCTGTGACCTTCAATTTCAGGGATTTTCTGGGGGTGAATGCCCAGTTCCTCTGGTTTCAAAATTGCCCCCAGAATCCTGTCCAGAGCCCCACAGACCATGTGGATCACCTCATGCAGCAGATGGAACACCTCGGCCTGAAGCACTTCAGAATGGACCTGCACTGGGATCTGCTGGAACCTGAAAAAGGCACAGACGAGGTCCTGAAGAACTGTCTGGACCCGGTGATGCAAAAATCACAACAGCATCACCTCGACCCACTGCTTTTCCTGACCGGTTCAGCAAAATTCGCAAGCCGTGCCCCTGCAGGAGAACCCTTCCCAGACACCTTCCCTCCCAGAGATCCATCCCAGTACACAGGCTTCCTGAAAAAGCTGGCCTTGCGTTACCCGCAGGTGCAAACCTGGCAGGTGTGGAATGAGCCCAACCTGCCATCCTCATGGAGAACGTCAGCCAGCACAACCCTGGTCCGGGAGTATGGTGATCTGCTTCAGTCCAGTGCAAAAGCCCTCAAAGGTCTTCCCACCGAAGTGATGACAGCGGGCTTCGCTTACTGGAGTGAACTTCCAGAGGGTTCTTTTCTGTTGAAACACCTGCAGGACAGTAGAGCCCTGGAAGGCATCCAGACCGTGGCATACCACCCCTACACCTTCCAGCCTGAAGGCATCACGGCATACAGCAAAGGTCCAGATTTTTTCCTGAACCGCACAAAAATGGTGAATGAAACACTGAAAGGCTGGGGCAAAAGGATCTGGGCCACAGAGTTTGGCTGGTCCACCTATCCTGGCCCTGTCGAGGAACAGCCCCTGATCACCCCTGAGGAGCAGGCAGATTTTCTGCTCAGGCGCATTGTGCTCTCTGCCCATCTGGGCTTCGACCGCATCTACCTTTTCACGCTGACCGATCTGGATGGGCGGGCCTCTCTCAGAGACCAATTTTATGGCCTGCTGGATGTGAACGGCCAGCCCAAACCTGCTTTCACTGCCCTCAGGCGCTTTCTGGATGTGCTCAAGGGAGACCTTGAACCTGTAGAACTGGGCTGGAAGCCCTCCAGCGTGCTGCACAGCCGGGCCTGGAAGCGCACAGATGGGCGTGTGGTGGTGGCCTTCTGGGGAAATCCCCAGGTGCTGCAGCTTTCGCAGGAAGCTCAGGTGCTTGATCCCCTCACCGGGCGTTCAAATGCAGCTTCCAGACAGGTGGAGGTCAAAACAAAGCTGCAACTTCTGGTTCTTCCCCATCCATAA